In one window of Paraflavitalea soli DNA:
- a CDS encoding efflux RND transporter periplasmic adaptor subunit, with the protein MLFTRIGYFTSVGCLLAMVSCGGNKQPQPGAQTPQAVPVTVTKVTTTDAVYFDEYPGTLTALNQVELRAQVNGYITGIYFQDGARVKKGQRLYSIDQQAYEANYQQAVASLAVQEANLIKAQKDADRYHELDKQDAIAKQQVDNADAALEAAKKQVEAAKANIRAVQTNVRYTTILAPFDGTIGISQVKVGGPIYAGTTILNTVSSDDPMAVDFTINQKELYRYVQMQQKGTKPKDSIFTIAFGNDVYPYVGSISLIDRAVDPQTGNIKTRLIFPNPKDMLKAGMSATVRVKNSSSTQTVVIPYKAVTEQLGDFFVYVEADSSKVTQRKVVLGKQIGTDVIIKDGLQAGETIVVQGVQNLREGAKITTAPPQQPGAPGAAPAKK; encoded by the coding sequence ATGTTGTTTACAAGGATAGGATATTTTACAAGTGTAGGTTGCCTGTTGGCCATGGTTTCCTGTGGCGGTAATAAGCAACCACAACCAGGTGCTCAGACGCCGCAGGCTGTTCCCGTTACCGTGACCAAAGTAACTACTACCGATGCGGTTTATTTTGATGAATACCCGGGTACCCTTACTGCCCTCAACCAGGTAGAATTGCGTGCGCAGGTAAACGGATATATTACCGGCATTTATTTCCAGGATGGTGCAAGAGTGAAGAAAGGCCAGCGTTTGTATTCCATCGATCAGCAGGCTTATGAAGCCAACTACCAGCAGGCAGTCGCTTCGCTGGCGGTGCAGGAAGCCAACCTCATCAAAGCGCAGAAGGATGCCGACCGCTACCATGAGCTGGACAAGCAGGATGCCATTGCCAAACAACAGGTAGATAATGCTGATGCTGCACTCGAAGCTGCGAAGAAACAGGTAGAGGCTGCCAAGGCCAATATCCGCGCTGTGCAAACCAACGTAAGGTATACCACCATCCTGGCGCCTTTTGATGGCACCATTGGCATCTCACAGGTAAAAGTAGGTGGCCCCATATATGCCGGTACCACTATCCTCAATACGGTGTCTTCTGATGATCCCATGGCCGTCGACTTTACGATCAATCAAAAAGAACTCTACCGGTATGTACAGATGCAGCAAAAGGGTACAAAACCCAAAGACTCAATTTTCACGATTGCTTTTGGTAATGATGTGTATCCCTATGTTGGCTCTATCAGCCTGATAGACCGTGCCGTTGATCCGCAGACCGGTAATATTAAAACAAGACTTATATTTCCCAATCCCAAAGACATGCTGAAAGCAGGTATGAGCGCTACCGTGCGCGTGAAGAATAGTTCTTCCACACAGACGGTGGTCATTCCTTATAAAGCCGTTACCGAACAGCTGGGTGATTTCTTTGTGTATGTGGAAGCTGACAGCAGCAAGGTAACGCAGCGTAAAGTGGTATTGGGTAAGCAGATCGGTACAGATGTGATCATCAAGGACGGTTTGCAGGCCGGTGAGACCATTGTAGTACAAGGTGTGCAGAACCTGCGCGAAGGTGCTAAGATCACCACTGCACCGCCACAACAGCCAGGAGCACCAGGAGCAGCACCTGCTAAGAAGTAA
- a CDS encoding efflux RND transporter permease subunit — MIADTFIKRPVTAIVISIVIVLVGLISLNSLPIAQYPDITPPTVSISGIFTGADAQTVEQTTTTAIETQVNGTPGMTFISSNSTGSGQSSITVNFEIGTDINIATLDVQNRVSVAEPTLPDAVKRLGLTTRKRNPSIMVALALYSPNGTRSPTFLGNYANIYLKDALLRVKGVGDIVTRGDDFGMRIWLDPKKLAALNMTPADITASLTEQNLQVAAGTIGGNPQPNAQAFEYSVLTNSRINTKAQFESIVVRTRPADGSVVYLKDVARVELGKFDYGNNAFVNGKSAAFILIYQAPGANALDTWDGLQKTLAELKAAFPKDVDYAVPLETVSVVKVSINEVMHTLVEALILVIIVVFLFLQNWRATLIPVLAIPVSLIGTFIFFIPFGFTINTLTLFAFVLAIGIVVDDAIVVVEAVQHYIDHEKLSPKEATQKAMGDISGPVVAIALILAAVFVPVGFIPGIVGRLYQQFAITIAVSVIISAFVALSLTPALCTIMLRPSKEEGARKNILEKFFAWFNRVFGNLTRSYTKGVGRWIKGTPYVVIMMICLFVGLFFLFKAKPSGFIPTEDEGRMFVTYEMPEGTSTTRSVAMLKDVMARVQAIPGVRVVGGLAGLNIINFSFKSNSGTMFVSLDPWDDRKDKSLQLDGIMAEIRKRTGDIKEARILPIAPPAIPGLGQTSGFTFELLQTTSTDNIQEFEKVGQKFMGALYQRPEIGVAFTFFSTKTPSYQVDVDKEKAKKLGVLVSDVYATMSTLLGSSYVNDFNLYGRNFRVMAMADSSFRSSLNDFQNYYVRNSQGNMIPLSSLVTSKLVENPSVISHYNIYRSIEINGSPKPGFSSGQAIQALREVAAQVLPAGYSYEFSGMSREEIKAGDSTTTIFAISIVFVFLFLAALYESWSIPFSVLFAVPIGLLGSILTLTLLPNLTNNIYAQIGMITLIGLAAKNAILIVEFAKERVDRGIDVVHATLQAVQLRLRPIVMTSLAFILGVLPLAFASGAAAVSRQTIGWTVFGGMLAATTLAIFVVPVLFVLITKIAYGRTLKKLKENQKNVEQVDQNILSGES; from the coding sequence ATGATAGCAGATACTTTTATAAAACGCCCGGTAACGGCCATCGTAATATCGATCGTGATTGTGCTGGTGGGCCTGATATCCCTGAACAGCCTGCCCATTGCGCAATACCCGGATATCACCCCGCCTACCGTTTCTATATCAGGTATTTTTACAGGTGCCGATGCCCAAACGGTGGAACAAACGACGACCACCGCTATTGAAACGCAGGTGAATGGTACACCGGGCATGACATTCATCAGCAGTAACAGTACCGGTAGCGGTCAAAGCAGTATTACCGTAAATTTTGAGATCGGAACAGATATTAATATTGCCACACTCGATGTACAGAACCGGGTAAGTGTGGCCGAGCCTACGCTGCCGGATGCGGTAAAGCGGTTGGGATTGACCACCCGTAAGCGTAACCCCAGCATCATGGTGGCCCTGGCCTTGTATTCTCCCAATGGAACCAGAAGCCCAACTTTCCTGGGCAACTATGCCAACATCTATTTGAAGGATGCCTTACTGCGTGTGAAAGGGGTGGGTGATATCGTGACCCGTGGTGATGATTTTGGTATGCGTATCTGGCTCGACCCCAAAAAACTGGCCGCGCTCAATATGACGCCAGCCGATATTACAGCCTCCCTTACAGAGCAAAACCTGCAAGTGGCTGCCGGTACCATTGGTGGTAACCCACAGCCTAATGCACAGGCTTTTGAATACAGCGTATTGACCAATAGCCGTATCAATACCAAGGCCCAGTTTGAAAGCATCGTAGTACGTACAAGACCTGCCGATGGCAGCGTTGTATACCTGAAAGATGTAGCCAGGGTAGAGCTCGGTAAATTTGATTATGGCAATAATGCCTTCGTAAATGGAAAATCAGCCGCCTTCATCCTCATCTACCAGGCGCCGGGCGCCAACGCCCTTGATACCTGGGATGGGTTGCAAAAAACACTGGCTGAGCTGAAAGCTGCTTTCCCGAAAGATGTGGATTATGCGGTGCCCCTGGAAACAGTCTCTGTAGTAAAGGTGTCTATCAACGAAGTAATGCATACCCTGGTGGAAGCATTGATACTGGTGATCATTGTGGTATTCCTGTTCCTCCAGAACTGGCGTGCTACGCTGATCCCCGTACTGGCCATCCCGGTATCATTGATCGGTACTTTCATCTTCTTCATTCCGTTTGGATTCACCATCAATACACTCACCCTGTTTGCATTTGTACTGGCCATTGGTATCGTGGTGGATGACGCCATTGTGGTGGTGGAAGCAGTGCAACACTATATTGACCACGAAAAGCTATCACCCAAGGAAGCTACCCAAAAAGCGATGGGTGATATCTCGGGTCCGGTAGTGGCCATTGCCCTTATCCTGGCTGCGGTATTTGTGCCCGTAGGTTTTATCCCGGGCATTGTGGGGCGGTTGTACCAGCAGTTCGCCATTACTATTGCCGTCTCGGTGATCATCTCAGCCTTTGTGGCCCTGTCTTTGACACCAGCCTTGTGTACCATCATGCTCAGGCCTTCCAAAGAAGAAGGCGCCCGTAAGAACATACTGGAGAAATTCTTTGCCTGGTTCAACCGGGTGTTTGGCAACCTTACCCGTTCTTATACTAAAGGGGTAGGCAGGTGGATCAAAGGAACGCCCTATGTGGTGATCATGATGATCTGCCTCTTTGTAGGTTTGTTCTTCCTGTTCAAAGCCAAGCCATCCGGATTTATACCTACCGAAGATGAAGGCCGTATGTTTGTGACCTATGAAATGCCGGAAGGTACTTCCACTACCCGTAGTGTGGCCATGCTCAAAGATGTAATGGCCAGGGTACAGGCCATACCCGGGGTAAGAGTAGTAGGAGGTTTGGCCGGTCTGAACATTATCAACTTCTCTTTCAAATCCAACTCCGGAACCATGTTCGTGAGTCTGGATCCCTGGGATGACCGGAAGGACAAGAGTTTGCAGCTGGACGGCATCATGGCCGAGATCAGGAAGCGGACCGGTGATATTAAAGAAGCCAGGATCCTGCCGATAGCCCCGCCTGCGATCCCGGGCCTTGGACAGACCTCCGGGTTTACTTTTGAATTACTGCAAACAACCAGTACCGATAATATCCAGGAATTTGAGAAGGTAGGACAGAAGTTCATGGGTGCCCTGTACCAGCGGCCTGAGATCGGTGTGGCCTTTACCTTCTTCTCTACCAAAACCCCCAGCTACCAGGTAGATGTAGACAAGGAGAAAGCCAAGAAACTGGGTGTACTGGTATCGGATGTATATGCCACCATGTCTACCTTACTGGGTAGTAGTTATGTAAATGACTTCAACCTGTATGGCAGAAACTTCCGGGTAATGGCCATGGCTGATAGCAGCTTCCGTTCATCGCTCAATGATTTCCAGAATTATTATGTGCGCAACAGCCAGGGCAATATGATACCGCTGAGTTCTTTGGTGACTTCCAAACTGGTAGAAAACCCTTCGGTGATCTCTCACTACAATATCTATCGTTCTATCGAGATCAACGGTTCACCCAAGCCGGGCTTTAGTAGCGGCCAGGCCATCCAGGCCTTGCGTGAAGTAGCAGCCCAGGTTTTACCCGCAGGATACAGTTATGAGTTTTCAGGTATGAGCCGTGAGGAGATCAAAGCAGGTGATAGCACCACTACCATCTTTGCGATCTCCATTGTGTTTGTATTCCTGTTCCTGGCCGCCTTGTATGAAAGCTGGTCAATACCTTTCTCCGTATTGTTTGCAGTACCCATCGGTTTGCTGGGTTCTATCCTCACGTTGACCCTGCTGCCCAACCTCACCAACAATATCTATGCGCAGATCGGTATGATCACCCTCATCGGGTTGGCCGCCAAAAATGCCATCCTGATCGTAGAGTTTGCCAAGGAGCGGGTAGACCGGGGTATAGATGTGGTGCATGCCACCCTGCAGGCCGTGCAGTTGCGTTTACGTCCCATTGTCATGACCTCACTGGCATTCATATTGGGTGTATTGCCCCTGGCCTTTGCCAGTGGTGCAGCGGCTGTATCACGCCAAACCATTGGCTGGACCGTATTCGGCGGTATGCTGGCAGCTACCACCCTGGCCATCTTTGTGGTGCCCGTACTGTTTGTACTGATCACCAAGATTGCCTACGGTCGTACACTGAAGAAGTTGAAAGAGAACCAGAAGAATGTAGAGCAGGTAGACCAGAATATTCTTTCAGGAGAAAGCTGA
- a CDS encoding LytR/AlgR family response regulator transcription factor, protein MTRCLIIDDEPLARQLMESHVRQVKSLQLVGTCETALEAFEWLHREPVDLLFLDIQMPGITGLNFLKSIKHPPKVIFTTAYMEYAVEAFELEAVDYLLKPITFERFIKAIQKVVAPKEVASLAQAQAPGDAIFIKVQKRLLRIAYPDIFYIEGFGDYIKVVTANAVHTSYFSLNKIGELLPEQQFIRIHKSFIINVGHIQFVEGSLVRILDKELPLGVTYKDSLYKKLGQE, encoded by the coding sequence ATGACCAGGTGCCTTATTATTGATGATGAACCACTGGCACGCCAACTGATGGAGTCGCATGTAAGGCAGGTAAAAAGCCTACAGTTGGTGGGCACCTGTGAAACGGCGCTCGAAGCATTCGAATGGCTGCACCGTGAGCCCGTAGACCTGCTTTTCCTGGACATTCAGATGCCGGGTATTACGGGCCTCAACTTCCTCAAATCGATCAAGCATCCGCCCAAAGTCATTTTTACTACTGCTTATATGGAATACGCTGTGGAAGCTTTTGAACTGGAGGCGGTAGATTATTTATTGAAGCCCATCACTTTTGAGCGATTCATCAAAGCGATCCAAAAAGTGGTGGCGCCAAAAGAGGTAGCTTCCCTTGCACAGGCGCAGGCCCCGGGTGATGCGATCTTTATAAAGGTGCAAAAGCGACTGTTACGCATTGCCTATCCGGATATCTTCTACATCGAAGGCTTTGGCGATTATATCAAAGTGGTGACGGCCAATGCGGTCCATACTTCCTACTTCTCCCTCAACAAGATCGGAGAACTGCTTCCTGAACAACAATTCATCCGCATCCACAAATCTTTCATTATTAATGTGGGGCATATCCAATTTGTAGAAGGCAGCCTGGTCCGAATACTCGATAAAGAATTGCCCCTGGGGGTAACCTATAAAGATAGCCTGTACAAAAAACTGGGGCAGGAATAA
- a CDS encoding S41 family peptidase has product MKKIVGLLLLCIVACSSQAQTNKQVTQLATFGKVWGLLKYYHPAAAKGKPDWDKELIRMVTLIEQVPNRKAFDTLLEGWFRSLPAAKLSDTPVNWSADSLARIFTEKDIQEFRVSKWLQTELVRLYQYHQPDASRYVTRYYNKHYFDHIIHTEDAHEKPAFPDRPMRLLALFRYWNTITYFYPHRERMHNWHDVLTRYIGPFLAAKDSIQYRNVIRALVHELPDAHAFLQEPDKAYYFTPFRIDYIEGKYLVAACDDSTAKKWDYRIGDEILTINGQSTRHREKELLAVTAGTNAASLYRNIAQELLKVGDSVIQVSFRRNKEVITRPVELHTWQLYRRMPQAPAKPWWEEIEKGIWYVRFCRITKADTLRRLFQDIQQAKAVIWDMRDYPNYQVTAALNKFLFPAKTQLTEESNAWDLYPGTFIKSPLYFTPVAKEALIYQGPMIILIDEHTQSLSESVAAAMKLRPNTITMGRQTAGTTGNITWFTMPGGLEVSYTGVGVRGMEQGFCQGGGVKLDRPVTLTQARLLHSKDYILEQALLHVSNNWK; this is encoded by the coding sequence ATGAAAAAGATCGTTGGCCTGCTATTGCTTTGCATCGTGGCCTGCAGCAGCCAGGCCCAAACCAATAAACAGGTTACACAACTGGCAACATTCGGCAAAGTATGGGGATTGTTGAAATATTATCATCCCGCTGCCGCTAAAGGTAAGCCTGATTGGGACAAAGAACTGATACGCATGGTCACACTGATAGAACAGGTCCCAAACAGAAAAGCATTCGATACCTTGCTCGAAGGATGGTTCCGGTCTTTGCCTGCCGCAAAGCTATCCGATACACCGGTCAACTGGTCAGCCGATTCGCTGGCAAGGATCTTCACAGAAAAAGACATACAAGAATTCAGGGTTTCAAAATGGCTGCAAACCGAACTGGTCCGTTTGTACCAGTACCACCAGCCCGATGCCAGCCGGTACGTAACGCGGTATTATAACAAACACTATTTCGATCATATCATCCATACCGAAGATGCACATGAAAAACCTGCCTTTCCCGATCGGCCCATGCGTTTGCTGGCCCTCTTCCGCTACTGGAATACCATCACTTATTTTTACCCCCATAGAGAACGCATGCACAACTGGCACGATGTGTTGACCCGGTACATCGGTCCGTTCCTCGCAGCCAAAGATTCCATACAGTACCGGAATGTCATTCGGGCGCTGGTGCATGAGCTCCCAGATGCACATGCCTTTTTACAGGAGCCCGACAAAGCATATTATTTCACACCATTTCGAATTGATTATATCGAAGGGAAATACCTGGTCGCTGCCTGCGATGACAGTACTGCGAAGAAATGGGATTACCGTATTGGTGATGAGATATTAACTATTAACGGACAATCGACCCGCCACAGGGAAAAAGAATTGTTGGCGGTCACTGCAGGTACCAATGCAGCTTCACTGTACCGCAATATTGCCCAGGAATTATTGAAGGTAGGTGACTCCGTGATCCAGGTAAGCTTCAGGAGAAACAAAGAGGTGATTACCCGGCCCGTTGAACTCCATACCTGGCAGCTATACAGGCGCATGCCCCAGGCTCCTGCCAAACCATGGTGGGAGGAGATTGAAAAAGGTATTTGGTACGTTCGCTTTTGTCGTATCACTAAGGCAGATACACTGCGTCGGTTGTTTCAGGATATCCAACAGGCCAAAGCCGTGATCTGGGATATGCGCGACTACCCCAATTACCAGGTTACCGCCGCACTGAATAAATTTCTTTTTCCCGCAAAGACCCAATTGACCGAAGAATCCAATGCCTGGGATCTTTATCCGGGCACCTTTATCAAAAGCCCCCTCTATTTTACGCCAGTCGCCAAAGAAGCGTTGATATACCAGGGGCCAATGATCATTTTGATAGATGAACATACACAGAGCCTTTCCGAATCAGTAGCCGCCGCAATGAAACTACGCCCCAATACCATTACCATGGGCCGGCAAACAGCCGGCACTACCGGCAATATCACCTGGTTTACCATGCCCGGTGGTTTAGAAGTGAGTTATACAGGGGTGGGCGTAAGGGGTATGGAACAAGGGTTTTGCCAGGGCGGGGGCGTTAAACTGGATAGGCCGGTTACCCTCACCCAGGCCAGGCTACTACATAGCAAGGATTATATATTGGAACAAGCCCTGCTGCATGTGAGCAATAACTGGAAGTGA
- a CDS encoding sensor histidine kinase: MFEGTKNWSYYKKVKVVELLYFFILFVIVPFSMGVQIFDRFSFTLSLIFLELLQAPSILFFYRWLLPRTLFNNRPWWFLGSLPFYVLVYEINIRLAYLLMINLSFIPEKYRSNLASVEPWHWDGRLVQNMGYTVLILLTSIGFLFIRELFKRQHMVDQLQSDKLRLELDQLKSQIQPHFFFNTLNNLYALSLQGSPKTSVSIANLSGIMRYVLYEAREEKVLLAKEIAFMHSYLELERIRHNDDNVIQFGVQGNPHGILVEPLLFLPLIENCFKHSLHYKIPGNQVQVFMTLDEDEITFQTSNLIAPQTEAVPREGGIGLYNVRKRLELLYPGRHQLLAAAEESRFIVTLSVQLNPPK, encoded by the coding sequence ATGTTTGAAGGAACCAAAAACTGGAGCTATTATAAGAAGGTAAAAGTGGTGGAGCTGCTCTACTTTTTTATCCTGTTTGTCATCGTTCCCTTCTCAATGGGGGTGCAGATATTCGACCGGTTCTCTTTTACCCTGAGCCTTATCTTCCTTGAGCTACTACAGGCGCCTTCGATCCTGTTCTTTTATCGCTGGCTGTTGCCCCGCACGCTGTTCAATAACCGACCCTGGTGGTTTCTGGGATCGCTGCCATTCTATGTATTGGTGTATGAGATCAATATAAGGCTTGCTTATCTGCTGATGATCAACCTGTCCTTCATTCCTGAAAAATACCGTTCCAACCTCGCCTCTGTGGAGCCCTGGCATTGGGACGGCAGGCTGGTACAAAATATGGGGTATACGGTGCTGATCCTGCTCACCTCCATTGGATTTCTTTTTATCAGGGAATTGTTCAAGCGGCAGCATATGGTTGATCAGCTGCAATCGGACAAATTGCGCCTGGAGCTCGACCAGTTGAAATCACAGATCCAACCTCATTTTTTCTTCAATACGCTGAACAATCTGTATGCGCTGAGTTTGCAGGGTTCTCCGAAGACATCTGTTTCCATCGCCAATCTCTCCGGCATCATGCGGTATGTATTGTATGAAGCGCGGGAAGAAAAGGTATTGCTGGCGAAGGAGATTGCTTTTATGCACAGCTACCTGGAACTGGAGCGGATACGCCATAACGACGATAATGTTATACAATTCGGCGTACAAGGCAATCCTCATGGCATACTGGTGGAGCCGCTGTTGTTTTTACCATTGATCGAGAATTGCTTTAAACATTCACTTCATTACAAGATACCCGGCAACCAGGTACAGGTGTTCATGACACTGGATGAAGACGAGATCACTTTTCAAACGTCTAATCTCATAGCACCGCAAACAGAAGCAGTCCCCAGGGAAGGCGGCATTGGATTGTACAATGTGCGCAAAAGACTGGAGCTATTATATCCCGGCCGCCATCAGCTATTGGCGGCAGCCGAGGAATCAAGATTTATCGTTACTTTAAGTGTTCAACTAAATCCCCCTAAATGA
- a CDS encoding glycoside hydrolase family 97 protein — protein sequence MMKMILSLVLLASTLTTTAQGGTPVVSPNKNIQLFTGITDGQAWYRVLYKGNEVLQKSKLGIERQDEQFTDGLVWKSVSAVEKVNDNYTSVNAKKSSMVYRANKRTIHLQNAAGKKLDIIFQVSDDGVAFRYYFPDAAADRKTITAEHTSWHFGSDVQAWLQPMQEAQGGWEHVYPCYEEHYLQGISPATASPFKAGWVYPALFKKQDTWVLITEAAVDSTFCATRLQSTAPDGEYKIGFPDTREVFTGKGSLPESTLPWYSPWRIITIGSLKTIAESTLGTDLATPAIPIDHSFIQPGKASWSWALLKDNSVVYDVQKQFIDYAADMHWQYCLVDVDWDTRIGYDKIKELAAYAAAKKVGLIVWFNSSGDWNTTKYHPKSALLTREARDSVFSRLQTMGIKGVKIDFFNGDGRSMMQYYLDILQDAARHKLLINFHGATVPRGWQRTYPHLMSAEAVKGFEMITFSQQDADAAANHCTMLPFTRNAFDPMDFTPMCLYKIPRIERKTTSAFELALSVAFLSGVQHYAETPEGMGHVPDYVKGFLRTLPNHWDDVRFLDGFPGKLYVVARRSGRKWYIAGLNGENTAKTIKLDLSFLRGRKGALITDGREPLSFVQQAVASPAGKPTTIELLPNGGFVMLFE from the coding sequence ATGATGAAAATGATCCTTTCGCTGGTGTTACTGGCCAGCACACTTACTACAACTGCTCAAGGGGGCACCCCCGTTGTTAGTCCCAACAAAAACATCCAGTTATTCACAGGTATCACCGATGGCCAGGCCTGGTACCGGGTACTGTATAAGGGTAACGAGGTCTTGCAAAAGTCAAAGTTGGGTATAGAGCGGCAGGATGAGCAGTTTACCGATGGCCTGGTATGGAAGAGCGTATCCGCTGTTGAAAAAGTAAATGATAATTATACCTCTGTTAATGCCAAGAAGAGCAGTATGGTCTACAGAGCCAATAAAAGGACCATTCACCTGCAGAATGCTGCTGGTAAGAAGCTGGATATTATTTTCCAGGTATCAGATGATGGTGTGGCATTCCGGTATTATTTCCCCGATGCGGCGGCTGATCGCAAGACCATTACGGCCGAACATACTTCCTGGCATTTTGGAAGTGATGTACAGGCCTGGCTGCAGCCCATGCAGGAAGCACAGGGTGGATGGGAGCATGTATACCCCTGCTATGAAGAGCACTACCTCCAGGGCATTTCACCCGCTACTGCTTCACCCTTCAAAGCAGGATGGGTATACCCCGCTTTGTTTAAAAAACAGGACACCTGGGTGCTGATCACAGAAGCTGCGGTAGACAGCACTTTCTGCGCTACCCGCCTACAATCCACGGCGCCCGATGGAGAATATAAAATAGGTTTCCCCGATACGCGCGAAGTATTTACCGGCAAAGGATCCTTGCCCGAATCCACCTTACCCTGGTATTCCCCCTGGCGCATCATCACTATCGGCTCTTTAAAGACAATAGCAGAATCTACCCTGGGTACCGACCTCGCAACACCTGCTATCCCCATAGATCATTCTTTTATTCAACCGGGCAAAGCTTCCTGGAGCTGGGCCCTTTTGAAGGATAACTCCGTGGTGTATGATGTGCAGAAGCAGTTTATTGATTATGCGGCTGACATGCATTGGCAGTATTGCCTGGTAGATGTGGATTGGGATACCCGCATCGGGTACGATAAAATAAAAGAACTGGCAGCCTATGCTGCTGCCAAAAAAGTAGGATTGATTGTATGGTTCAATTCCTCCGGCGATTGGAATACCACAAAGTATCATCCTAAGAGTGCCTTGCTTACCCGTGAAGCGCGCGACAGTGTATTTAGCAGGTTACAAACCATGGGCATCAAAGGCGTGAAGATCGATTTCTTCAATGGCGATGGTCGCTCCATGATGCAGTATTACCTGGACATTCTACAGGATGCCGCGCGGCATAAATTACTGATCAATTTTCACGGGGCCACCGTGCCGCGTGGATGGCAGCGCACTTATCCGCATCTCATGAGTGCTGAAGCGGTAAAGGGATTTGAGATGATCACGTTCAGTCAGCAGGATGCAGATGCGGCTGCCAATCACTGCACCATGCTGCCGTTTACCCGCAATGCTTTCGATCCCATGGACTTTACGCCCATGTGCCTGTATAAAATTCCTCGTATTGAACGTAAGACCACCAGCGCATTTGAACTGGCTTTATCCGTAGCCTTCTTATCGGGCGTTCAACATTATGCCGAGACGCCCGAGGGCATGGGCCATGTGCCGGATTATGTGAAAGGCTTCTTACGTACCCTGCCCAACCATTGGGATGATGTACGTTTCCTCGATGGCTTTCCCGGTAAGCTGTATGTGGTGGCACGTCGCTCGGGCAGGAAATGGTATATAGCCGGCCTGAATGGCGAGAACACCGCGAAGACCATTAAGCTCGACCTATCCTTCCTGCGTGGCAGGAAAGGGGCGCTCATTACAGATGGCAGGGAACCACTGTCCTTTGTTCAGCAAGCCGTTGCTTCACCAGCGGGCAAACCAACAACGATTGAGCTGTTGCCGAATGGCGGGTTTGTGATGCTGTTTGAATAA